The following coding sequences lie in one Fusibacter sp. A1 genomic window:
- a CDS encoding L-2-amino-thiazoline-4-carboxylic acid hydrolase, whose translation MNEKKISQKCSVSGSTWDKIDFLDWATNNKVQGEPYNIDMMKFLKQLKKSIQGRFGKQYGGYIFFKSIVWDMVFNRPKWRPEMFNLDNSERTKFYKAKFKEFMPFIILFNNLQNKMTAIEADRFIAAQMMPLTLDMMKSRFHPVKEIDNVEVWLKQARDYLGDEVEKNKGFEGKIYLAKDKSEMRFHVTRCSNMEILRNYGLKFSAAALCMADHITYHTVFPNLIFKRCHSISVGNEYCDHEFRIRTTEDPIMDEKNYGDCYTVEGIRELVREWEEKAKIIHFGSKEKWDEYAMKYFGETK comes from the coding sequence ATGAATGAAAAGAAAATAAGCCAAAAATGTTCGGTATCAGGAAGTACTTGGGATAAGATTGATTTCTTAGACTGGGCAACGAATAACAAGGTACAGGGTGAACCCTACAATATCGATATGATGAAGTTCCTGAAGCAACTCAAAAAAAGTATTCAAGGCAGATTTGGAAAACAATATGGAGGATATATCTTTTTCAAGTCAATTGTTTGGGATATGGTCTTTAATAGACCTAAATGGAGACCTGAAATGTTCAACTTGGATAATTCAGAGAGAACAAAGTTCTATAAAGCGAAATTTAAGGAGTTTATGCCTTTTATCATACTTTTTAATAACTTACAGAATAAAATGACTGCGATTGAAGCAGACAGATTCATTGCTGCTCAGATGATGCCATTGACTTTGGATATGATGAAGTCACGGTTTCATCCTGTTAAAGAAATCGACAATGTTGAAGTATGGCTAAAACAAGCTAGGGATTATTTAGGAGATGAAGTTGAGAAAAACAAAGGGTTTGAGGGCAAAATATATTTAGCAAAAGATAAAAGTGAAATGAGGTTTCATGTAACGAGATGCTCGAACATGGAGATTCTTCGTAATTATGGATTGAAGTTTTCAGCAGCCGCTTTATGTATGGCGGATCACATCACCTATCATACAGTATTCCCAAATCTGATATTCAAAAGATGTCACAGTATAAGTGTAGGAAATGAATACTGCGATCATGAATTCCGTATTAGAACAACAGAAGACCCTATTATGGACGAGAAGAATTATGGTGATTGTTATACAGTTGAAGGAATACGTGAATTAGTACGCGAATGGGAAGAGAAAGCTAAAATCATTCACTTTGGCAGCAAAGAGAAGTGGGATGAATATGCCATGAAGTATTTCGGTGAAACTAAATGA